The Chryseobacterium indicum genome includes a window with the following:
- a CDS encoding DUF4268 domain-containing protein produces the protein MFSKQEAQQLKKEFWTAFGKSFPRKWILYDTKIKDMSFKFYADKKKAEVSLDIEMKDEVFRDAYYNKIWSLEDILKDFIGDFHKEEFYTLENGKVISRIWVEKHGISVFNKNTWREAFEFFVEKMDGFERFYYEYEDFIKDV, from the coding sequence ATGTTCAGTAAACAGGAAGCACAGCAGTTAAAGAAAGAGTTTTGGACTGCTTTCGGAAAGTCTTTTCCAAGAAAATGGATTTTGTACGATACCAAAATCAAGGATATGTCGTTTAAATTTTATGCGGATAAGAAAAAAGCGGAAGTTTCTCTGGATATCGAAATGAAGGATGAAGTTTTCAGAGATGCGTACTACAATAAAATCTGGTCACTGGAAGATATTCTGAAGGATTTTATCGGCGATTTTCACAAGGAAGAATTTTATACGCTGGAAAACGGAAAGGTTATCAGCCGGATCTGGGTTGAAAAGCACGGTATTTCTGTTTTCAATAAAAATACATGGCGGGAAGCTTTTGAATTTTTTGTTGAAAAAATGGATGGCTTTGAACGGTTTTATTATGAATATGAGGATTTTATAAAGGATGTTTAA
- a CDS encoding helix-turn-helix domain-containing protein — protein sequence MKETFRFHSISDFHAFCNLPSPDHPLISLIDYSKVRYPVNDTELKWTQNFYSVGLKRNVNAKFNYGQQKYDFDSGVLCFVSPMQFLRIEMKPDVEFEPTGYLLLIHPDFLWGTSLIKKMKSYEFFSYQINEALFLSDKEEKIIVDLFKNIEKEYQTNIDKFTQELIVAQLELFLIYSERFYERQFLTRKKSSHELLDKFEEVLSQYFKSGNLLEHGIPSVKTIAEQLNISPNYLGSLLRIHTQQNTQQHIQNKLIALAKERLSTTNLSVSEIAYELGFEHPQSFSKLFKQKTNQSPGEFRRLFN from the coding sequence ATGAAAGAGACCTTCCGTTTTCATTCGATCTCCGATTTTCATGCTTTCTGTAATCTGCCGAGTCCGGATCATCCGCTGATCAGCTTGATTGATTACAGCAAAGTCCGCTATCCTGTAAATGATACGGAACTGAAATGGACCCAGAATTTTTATTCGGTGGGGCTGAAAAGAAATGTAAACGCGAAGTTTAATTATGGGCAGCAGAAATATGATTTTGATTCGGGCGTGTTGTGTTTTGTTTCGCCGATGCAGTTTCTAAGAATTGAGATGAAGCCAGATGTTGAGTTTGAACCGACCGGATATCTTTTGCTGATTCATCCTGATTTTCTTTGGGGAACTTCGCTCATCAAAAAAATGAAATCCTACGAATTTTTCAGTTACCAGATCAATGAAGCACTTTTTCTGTCGGATAAGGAAGAAAAAATTATTGTGGATCTGTTTAAAAACATCGAAAAGGAGTATCAGACAAATATTGATAAGTTCACGCAGGAGCTTATTGTAGCGCAACTGGAATTATTTTTAATCTATTCTGAACGTTTTTACGAAAGACAGTTTTTGACCAGAAAAAAATCGAGTCACGAATTGCTGGATAAATTTGAGGAAGTTCTTTCGCAGTATTTCAAAAGCGGAAATCTTCTCGAACATGGCATTCCTTCTGTGAAAACCATCGCCGAACAACTGAATATTTCACCCAATTATCTGGGAAGTTTATTACGCATCCATACGCAGCAGAACACGCAGCAACACATACAGAATAAGCTGATTGCTCTCGCAAAGGAACGTCTTAGTACAACGAATTTATCCGTAAGTGAAATTGCGTATGAACTGGGTTTTGAGCATCCGCAGTCGTTCAGTAAGTTATTTAAGCAGAAGACGAATCAGTCTCCAGGGGAATTTAGGAGGTTGTTTAACTAA
- a CDS encoding Crp/Fnr family transcriptional regulator, whose amino-acid sequence MKELFDFILRFGNLNQQQMDFISTKATEVNLSKEEYFSEAGKIAKQVGFIIDGILRVCYYNNKSEEITKYFIEENNLVVDLESFDNQICSSAYVQAVTDCKLVVFQRKDWLELLQTIVGFDAIVHKIISRALMQKVERRSPLVTEDATTRYLKFLEIYRTAVNRIPLSYVASYLGVTQSSLSRIRKNVTL is encoded by the coding sequence ATGAAAGAACTATTCGATTTTATCTTAAGATTCGGAAATCTGAATCAACAGCAGATGGATTTCATTTCAACCAAAGCAACGGAAGTAAATCTTTCTAAAGAAGAATATTTTTCGGAAGCCGGAAAAATCGCAAAACAGGTTGGATTTATTATTGACGGAATTCTGCGTGTCTGCTATTATAACAACAAAAGTGAAGAAATCACAAAATATTTTATTGAAGAAAACAATCTTGTTGTAGACCTTGAAAGTTTTGATAATCAAATTTGTTCTAGTGCTTACGTTCAGGCAGTCACAGATTGCAAATTGGTTGTATTTCAAAGAAAAGACTGGCTTGAACTTTTACAAACGATTGTTGGTTTTGATGCGATTGTTCACAAAATTATTTCACGAGCATTGATGCAAAAAGTAGAAAGACGAAGTCCGTTGGTAACGGAAGATGCAACAACTCGCTATCTGAAATTTCTGGAAATCTACCGTACTGCAGTCAACAGAATCCCGCTTTCGTATGTTGCGTCTTATTTAGGGGTAACTCAATCTTCTTTGAGCCGAATCAGAAAAAATGTCACTTTATAA
- a CDS encoding CopD family protein, which produces MLYTIIKALHIIFMVSYFAGIFYLVRIFVYYKDTDEFAEEKKKILREQYTFMARRLWNIITVPAGVIMSVCGLTMIFLNLGLMKTPWFHLKLTFLIGLAVYHYWCWKKVLKLKELNGSTLETANIKLRQANEIATFILFLVVFTVILKAQVIEYWWQLIAGFFVLVFLIMMTVKLVNKNKKK; this is translated from the coding sequence ATGCTTTACACCATAATAAAAGCGCTTCATATTATCTTCATGGTAAGCTATTTTGCGGGAATTTTTTATCTCGTAAGAATTTTTGTGTACTATAAAGATACCGATGAATTTGCGGAAGAGAAGAAAAAGATCCTCAGAGAACAATATACGTTTATGGCCCGAAGGCTCTGGAACATCATCACCGTTCCTGCCGGAGTAATTATGTCGGTTTGCGGACTGACGATGATTTTTCTGAATCTCGGACTGATGAAAACCCCATGGTTTCATTTAAAACTTACCTTCCTGATCGGTTTGGCGGTTTATCATTACTGGTGCTGGAAAAAAGTTTTAAAACTGAAGGAACTCAACGGAAGTACTTTAGAAACCGCCAATATAAAACTGAGACAGGCAAATGAAATCGCCACATTCATTTTGTTCCTTGTCGTTTTTACCGTGATTTTGAAAGCTCAGGTTATTGAATACTGGTGGCAATTAATCGCCGGATTTTTCGTTCTGGTATTTTTAATCATGATGACGGTGAAGCTGGTAAATAAGAATAAGAAAAAGTGA
- the gldG gene encoding gliding motility-associated ABC transporter substrate-binding protein GldG — protein MKKIQIKSPLGILLFVVLPLVIILAVSGIRLDLTKEKRYTLSDNTVKVLESVNKPLVVDVYLEGDFPASFKQLQSETKFMLEEFRKINPKIDFKFIDPIKTKMSKDTLMAMGMQPSMLPDIKDGKVSQIMLFPYAVVKYDKRGVSIPLVVQQTGIDADQQLTKSIENLEYNLVSNIKNIAAHKRKKIGILVNQDELNPREFQGFMQLATESYDAGPIIPKNQTELTIADIPTLKQMNALVIAKPRKAFTDGEKVILDQYIMNGGKTLWMIDAVNAEMDTLMRSQKVMPFPVDINMTDFFFNYGIRINPALVKDVKKFALLRLVTGEVSGNPQYTSLPWPYFPLGIAESNNPITKNINPVKFEFPTSIDTLGGRKNIKTNVLFESSERTLLKQVPNYVDLKEISSVDSLGQMEKPSTPKIYAVSLEGKFNSAYASRIERKSYPNFKSSSPENKMIVIADGDVGRNKVLKGEPLPLGVDLLTNEQFGNEQFLRNALDYLLDDSNLIDLRNRNIEERLLDRQRITEEKNNWQWFNLLLPLVIIGILGGLFFWLRKKKFG, from the coding sequence ATGAAGAAGATACAGATCAAATCTCCGTTAGGAATTTTACTTTTCGTAGTGTTGCCATTGGTTATTATTCTTGCTGTTTCAGGAATAAGATTGGATTTAACCAAAGAGAAAAGATATACGCTTTCCGATAATACCGTTAAGGTTCTGGAATCGGTAAATAAACCTTTGGTCGTTGATGTTTATCTGGAAGGAGACTTTCCGGCAAGTTTCAAGCAGCTTCAGAGCGAGACGAAATTTATGCTGGAAGAATTCAGAAAAATTAATCCGAAGATCGATTTTAAATTCATCGATCCTATTAAAACCAAAATGTCTAAAGATACTCTGATGGCGATGGGAATGCAACCTTCCATGCTTCCGGACATCAAAGACGGCAAAGTTTCTCAGATTATGCTCTTTCCTTACGCAGTCGTTAAGTATGACAAAAGAGGAGTTTCTATTCCTTTGGTCGTTCAGCAGACTGGAATTGATGCCGATCAGCAGCTTACGAAATCTATTGAAAATTTAGAATACAATCTGGTTTCAAACATTAAAAATATTGCAGCGCATAAAAGAAAGAAAATCGGGATTCTGGTGAATCAGGATGAGCTGAATCCAAGAGAATTTCAGGGGTTCATGCAACTGGCAACGGAAAGTTATGATGCAGGTCCTATTATTCCTAAAAATCAGACCGAACTTACCATCGCAGATATTCCGACCTTAAAACAAATGAACGCTTTGGTGATTGCAAAACCGAGAAAAGCTTTCACGGACGGTGAAAAAGTAATTCTTGACCAGTACATCATGAACGGCGGAAAAACGTTGTGGATGATTGATGCCGTAAATGCGGAAATGGATACGTTGATGAGATCTCAAAAAGTGATGCCTTTTCCTGTAGACATCAATATGACGGACTTTTTCTTCAATTATGGAATCAGGATCAATCCGGCTTTGGTAAAAGATGTGAAGAAGTTTGCGCTGTTGAGATTGGTAACGGGAGAAGTGAGTGGAAATCCGCAGTACACCAGTCTTCCGTGGCCGTATTTTCCTTTGGGAATCGCAGAAAGCAACAATCCGATTACGAAAAATATCAATCCTGTAAAGTTTGAATTCCCGACTTCCATCGATACACTGGGCGGAAGAAAAAATATCAAAACGAACGTCCTTTTTGAATCCAGTGAAAGAACTTTATTAAAGCAGGTTCCGAATTATGTGGATCTGAAAGAAATTTCCAGCGTCGACAGTCTCGGACAAATGGAAAAACCAAGCACACCGAAGATTTATGCGGTGTCTCTGGAAGGAAAATTCAATTCTGCATATGCTTCCAGAATCGAAAGAAAATCCTACCCGAATTTTAAAAGTTCGAGCCCTGAAAATAAAATGATTGTGATAGCTGACGGAGACGTAGGAAGAAATAAAGTTCTGAAAGGAGAACCGCTTCCTTTAGGCGTAGATTTGCTTACCAACGAACAGTTTGGAAACGAACAGTTCCTGAGAAATGCATTAGATTATCTTCTGGACGACAGCAATCTGATCGATCTCAGAAACCGAAACATCGAAGAAAGGCTTCTTGACCGACAAAGAATTACGGAAGAGAAAAACAACTGGCAATGGTTTAATTTGCTGCTTCCTTTAGTGATTATCGGTATTTTGGGAGGGTTGTTCTTCTGGCTGAGAAAGAAGAAATTTGGATAA
- a CDS encoding SDR family oxidoreductase produces METKKVWFVTGASKGLGFELVKKLLSEGFQVAATSRTVDSLISTFGEASENFLPLSVNITDNNDVKSAIAKTTAHFGQINVVVNNAGYGQIGTLEELSDEEARENYAVNVFGTLNVIRNAMPYLREQKSGNIFNISSIGGFSGNFPGWGIYCSTKFAVAGFTEALAEEAKDFGIHATVVYPGYFRTDFLAKDSVKTPANPIQAYEAARSSEQAHLDEINGNQPNDPVKAADVLIQLSKEENPPVHFLLGVGTMEFLTNKVDAITGDARKWEVLATSTAI; encoded by the coding sequence ATGGAAACAAAAAAAGTATGGTTCGTAACGGGAGCTTCAAAAGGTTTAGGATTTGAACTCGTTAAAAAATTATTATCCGAAGGATTTCAGGTGGCAGCAACAAGCCGTACTGTTGATTCTCTGATCTCGACTTTTGGAGAGGCATCGGAAAACTTTCTGCCCTTAAGTGTAAATATTACGGACAATAATGATGTAAAATCTGCCATTGCAAAAACCACAGCGCATTTCGGACAGATCAATGTTGTGGTTAATAATGCAGGATACGGACAGATCGGAACCTTGGAAGAGCTTAGCGATGAGGAAGCAAGAGAAAATTATGCAGTGAATGTTTTCGGAACTTTAAACGTCATCAGAAATGCAATGCCTTATCTTCGTGAGCAGAAATCGGGAAATATTTTCAATATTTCGTCCATCGGAGGTTTTTCGGGAAATTTTCCGGGTTGGGGAATTTACTGCTCCACCAAATTTGCTGTGGCAGGATTTACAGAAGCTTTGGCTGAAGAAGCGAAAGATTTCGGAATTCATGCAACGGTAGTTTATCCTGGATATTTCCGTACAGATTTTTTGGCTAAAGATTCGGTAAAAACTCCGGCAAATCCTATTCAGGCTTATGAAGCGGCAAGAAGTTCGGAACAGGCACATCTTGATGAAATCAACGGAAACCAGCCGAATGATCCTGTAAAAGCAGCAGATGTTCTGATTCAGCTGAGCAAAGAGGAAAATCCGCCGGTGCATTTTCTTTTAGGCGTAGGAACCATGGAATTTCTTACCAATAAAGTAGATGCGATTACTGGGGATGCAAGGAAATGGGAGGTTTTAGCAACTTCTACAGCAATTTAG
- a CDS encoding ABC transporter permease, producing the protein MIAILKKELWSYFGNWSAWVIIAAFSLIATLFLFFFDNDSNIFEIGMASLQSYFVLVPWLLMFIIPALSMKTFAEEQQTGTLNWLFSQPLKVSDLVFGKFLSVWIVGILCLIPSLIYLYTVYVLGVPAGNVDLGMTFGSYIGLIILIAAFSGVGILASSLSQNQIMAYLLGVFMCFIMYFGIEQLASYKLLGGADFILQNVGFYQHFLGFTRGLIDFKDVAYFALIIGVTLVLSNHFINKKK; encoded by the coding sequence ATGATTGCAATTTTAAAAAAAGAACTTTGGAGCTACTTCGGAAACTGGAGCGCGTGGGTAATCATCGCGGCTTTCAGTCTGATCGCGACGCTGTTTCTGTTTTTTTTCGACAACGACTCCAACATTTTTGAGATCGGAATGGCTTCTCTGCAAAGTTATTTCGTTTTAGTTCCTTGGTTACTGATGTTTATTATTCCCGCACTATCCATGAAAACTTTTGCGGAAGAGCAGCAGACCGGAACCTTAAACTGGCTGTTTTCCCAACCGCTGAAAGTTTCAGATCTGGTTTTCGGTAAGTTTCTTTCAGTTTGGATTGTCGGGATTTTATGCCTGATTCCATCGTTAATTTACCTTTACACAGTGTATGTTTTGGGCGTTCCTGCCGGAAATGTAGATTTGGGAATGACGTTCGGAAGCTACATCGGCTTAATTATTTTAATTGCAGCATTTTCCGGAGTGGGAATTTTGGCGTCTTCGCTTTCCCAAAACCAGATTATGGCTTATCTGTTGGGCGTTTTCATGTGTTTCATCATGTATTTCGGGATCGAACAACTGGCAAGTTATAAATTGCTGGGAGGCGCAGATTTTATTTTACAGAATGTAGGGTTTTACCAACATTTCTTAGGCTTTACAAGAGGGCTTATTGATTTTAAAGATGTGGCTTATTTTGCTTTAATCATCGGTGTTACATTAGTTTTGTCCAATCATTTCATTAATAAAAAGAAGTAG
- a CDS encoding phosphoadenylyl-sulfate reductase codes for MISKEDAELLKQLSAEEGLKFISSKISEGIVFSTSLGQEDQVITDMIFKNHLPVKVLTLDTGRLFYEHYELLSQNNSRYKTKTEVYFPESSDVEQYVNEKGINAFYHSIENRKECCFIRKVKPLNRALENAKIWITGLRSEQSENRENMPVIEWDEDRKLYKYNPLIHWNYQNVLDYLKENKVQELSLHKKGFISVGCQPCTRAIEEGENPRAGRWWWESSQKECGLHSH; via the coding sequence ATGATTTCAAAAGAAGATGCAGAGTTACTGAAACAGCTTTCCGCAGAAGAGGGACTGAAATTTATTTCTTCAAAAATTTCGGAAGGTATTGTTTTTTCCACTTCGCTCGGACAGGAAGATCAGGTAATTACGGATATGATTTTCAAAAATCATCTGCCGGTAAAAGTGCTCACGCTTGATACAGGAAGACTTTTTTACGAGCACTACGAATTGCTTTCCCAGAACAATTCCCGATACAAAACAAAAACGGAAGTCTATTTTCCGGAAAGTTCCGACGTGGAACAATATGTGAATGAAAAAGGAATCAATGCATTTTATCATTCCATAGAAAACAGAAAAGAATGCTGTTTTATCCGCAAGGTTAAACCTTTAAACCGCGCATTGGAAAATGCAAAAATCTGGATTACCGGATTGCGCTCCGAACAGTCTGAAAACAGAGAAAATATGCCGGTCATCGAATGGGACGAAGATCGTAAACTATACAAATACAATCCCTTAATTCACTGGAATTACCAGAATGTTTTAGATTATCTGAAAGAAAATAAAGTTCAGGAATTGTCTTTACACAAAAAAGGATTCATCAGTGTCGGTTGTCAACCCTGTACAAGAGCAATCGAAGAAGGAGAAAATCCGCGCGCCGGACGATGGTGGTGGGAAAGTTCACAGAAAGAGTGCGGTCTGCATTCTCATTAA
- a CDS encoding SDR family oxidoreductase — MKTVLITGANRSIGFETAKQLSAKGLFVYLGSRNLENGEKAVNELNQQGFQNIKAIEIDVTNSESILKAKNIIENENGRLDILINNAGILGIIPQTATEGSVENIRDVFETNFFGVINVTQSFLDLLKKSDSPRISNITSGLGSLTLHSDPTWKYYHVKNAAYGPSKSALNAYTIVLAYELRELPFKVNVIDPGYTATDFNGHNGPGSVESAASFIIKHTLTDDNAPTGKYYSNDIEDKIGISPW; from the coding sequence ATGAAAACAGTATTAATTACCGGAGCCAACAGAAGTATTGGTTTCGAAACAGCAAAACAACTTTCAGCAAAAGGGTTATTCGTTTATTTGGGGAGCAGAAATCTTGAAAACGGAGAGAAAGCAGTTAATGAATTAAACCAACAGGGATTCCAAAATATCAAAGCCATAGAAATAGATGTAACAAATTCTGAATCTATTTTAAAAGCAAAAAATATTATTGAAAATGAGAACGGAAGATTAGATATTCTGATTAACAACGCCGGAATTTTAGGTATAATTCCTCAAACTGCAACGGAAGGTTCTGTAGAAAATATCAGAGATGTTTTTGAAACGAATTTCTTCGGAGTCATCAATGTTACGCAATCCTTTTTAGATTTGCTTAAAAAATCAGACAGTCCGAGAATCAGCAATATAACATCCGGATTGGGCTCATTAACGCTGCACAGCGATCCGACATGGAAATATTATCATGTGAAAAATGCAGCTTACGGACCTTCAAAATCTGCATTGAACGCGTATACAATTGTTCTAGCATATGAATTGAGAGAATTACCTTTCAAAGTAAATGTTATTGATCCCGGTTATACCGCGACAGATTTTAATGGACACAATGGACCAGGATCGGTGGAAAGTGCAGCATCATTTATTATTAAACATACCTTAACGGATGACAATGCTCCGACAGGAAAATATTACAGTAATGATATTGAGGATAAGATTGGAATTAGTCCGTGGTAA
- a CDS encoding RrF2 family transcriptional regulator, which produces MLSKKSQYAFKALSYLVEKRNDGPILISEIAEHKKIPLKFLENILLELKKADILDSKKGKGGGYFFKENPENVKLAKIIRLVNGPIALLPCVSLNFYEKCDDCSEDHCGLHDVLIEVRDASLNILEKRTLMDLVD; this is translated from the coding sequence ATGCTGTCTAAAAAATCTCAATACGCTTTCAAGGCACTGTCATATCTTGTAGAAAAGAGAAATGACGGTCCCATTCTTATTTCCGAAATTGCCGAACACAAGAAAATCCCTTTAAAGTTTTTGGAAAATATCCTGCTTGAGCTTAAAAAAGCGGACATTCTCGATAGCAAAAAAGGAAAAGGAGGAGGCTATTTTTTCAAAGAAAATCCGGAAAATGTAAAGCTGGCGAAAATTATTCGTCTTGTGAACGGACCCATCGCACTGCTTCCTTGTGTAAGTTTAAATTTTTACGAAAAATGCGACGACTGCAGTGAAGATCATTGCGGTCTGCACGACGTTCTGATTGAAGTTCGCGACGCTTCGCTGAATATTCTGGAGAAAAGAACGTTAATGGATTTGGTGGATTAA